Proteins encoded in a region of the Methanofollis tationis genome:
- a CDS encoding AAA family ATPase: MHTPDHPSYPHPPRIEYLKVKNYRALHDLELKDLQPFTVFLGPNGSGKSTIFDVFAFLSECFTIGLRRAWDKRGRFKELRTRGSEGDIVIELKYREQPDDPLITYHIAIGEDTKGPYVAEEWLQWRRKRSGKPFKFLDFRSGAGEVITGERPDEKDERRQETLDSPEYLAVNTLGQLAKHPRVSALRRFITDWYLSYLSADAMRGLPEAGPQEHLSSIGDNLPNVIQYLKEQHPGTLNTILATLSERIPRLEKVDAVLLADGRLLIQIKDAPFEQPVLAKFASDGTMKMLAYLTMLNDPEPPRLIGIEEPENQLHPRHLTVLAEEFRAASTRTQVLVTTHSPIFVNALAPDEVWVLYRNVQGYTQARRASDVRGIREFVEEGAKLGDLWMEEYFPFDDPERLQSHLKHAEQAEQA, encoded by the coding sequence ATGCACACACCCGACCATCCCTCCTACCCTCATCCGCCCAGAATAGAATACCTCAAGGTGAAAAATTATCGCGCCCTCCACGACCTTGAACTCAAAGACCTCCAGCCGTTCACCGTATTTCTCGGTCCCAACGGGAGCGGAAAATCAACCATTTTCGATGTATTTGCATTCCTCTCGGAATGTTTTACCATCGGTCTTCGAAGGGCATGGGATAAAAGAGGCAGGTTCAAAGAGCTCAGAACACGGGGATCGGAAGGGGATATCGTCATCGAACTGAAATACAGAGAGCAGCCAGACGATCCCCTCATCACCTATCATATCGCAATCGGCGAAGACACAAAAGGCCCGTACGTCGCCGAGGAGTGGCTTCAATGGCGCCGAAAACGTAGTGGGAAGCCATTTAAATTTCTTGATTTCAGGAGCGGCGCCGGCGAAGTCATCACCGGTGAAAGACCCGATGAAAAGGATGAACGCAGACAGGAAACACTTGACTCCCCGGAATATCTCGCAGTAAACACCCTGGGGCAACTTGCAAAGCACCCTCGCGTCAGCGCTCTTCGCCGCTTCATCACAGACTGGTATCTCTCATATCTCAGCGCGGATGCAATGAGAGGTCTGCCTGAGGCCGGCCCCCAGGAACATCTCTCTTCGATCGGTGACAACTTACCCAACGTGATCCAGTACCTCAAGGAGCAGCACCCGGGCACGCTTAATACCATTCTCGCCACCCTCTCCGAGAGGATCCCTCGCCTTGAAAAGGTCGATGCAGTCCTTCTTGCTGACGGCAGGCTTCTCATCCAGATAAAAGACGCCCCGTTCGAACAACCGGTGCTTGCAAAATTTGCGTCAGACGGAACAATGAAGATGCTCGCCTATCTTACGATGTTGAACGACCCGGAGCCGCCCCGGTTGATCGGCATCGAAGAGCCTGAGAATCAGCTGCACCCCCGTCATCTTACGGTGCTTGCCGAGGAGTTCAGGGCCGCCTCAACCAGGACCCAGGTGCTGGTGACCACCCATTCGCCGATCTTCGTGAACGCTCTCGCTCCAGACGAGGTCTGGGTCCTCTACCGAAATGTTCAGGGATACACACAGGCCCGGCGGGCATCGGACGTGAGAGGGATCAGGGAGTTTGTCGAAGAGGGTGCGAAATTAGGCGATCTCTGGATGGAAGAATATTTTCCGTTTGATGATCCAGAACGGCTCCAGAGCCACTTGAAACATGCTGAGCAGGCCGAACAGGCGTAA